One window of Pelobates fuscus isolate aPelFus1 chromosome 9, aPelFus1.pri, whole genome shotgun sequence genomic DNA carries:
- the LOC134573767 gene encoding L-threonyl-[L-threonyl-carrier protein] 4-chlorinase-like — MKADASQMKALYEANGYLTAIHVLGEKEMEQASKEYGKLEQKFGKEYTQYNLHNIHMEHEWVMNLASHPNLLQAITAVLGPNVILLDSRFICKYPSSDVPHKENIAPYVAWHQDIKYWGFEGGPVASVWLAFDDVDAENGVLQIIPGSHKQGVLEHRIAETPGNMLTANQEIPKHLVNAEDAVECPLKAGQMSVHDGLTVHASEPNLSNRRRCGFVIRYVPTTAYPVKDPERPRTFPATVLVAGTDEFQNFQNNAPNFFTKTF; from the exons ATGAAGGCTGATGCTAGTCAGATGAAAGCACTGTATGAAGCTAATGGCTATCTGACTGCGATCCATGTACTGGGTGAGAAGGAAATGGAACAGGCCAGCAAAGAGTATGGAAAACTGGAACAAAAGTTTG GCAAGGAGTACACTCAGTACAACCTGCACAACATCCACATGGAGCATGAGTGGGTGATGAATTTGGCTTCCCATCCCAACCTGCTGCAAGCGATCACTGCTGTGCTGGGTCCTAATGTCATTCTGCTGGACTCCAGGTTTATCTGTAAATATCCTTCCTCTGACGTTCCCCACAAAGAAAACATAGCGCCCTATGTGGCCTGGCACCAGGACATCAA ATATTGGGGGTTTGAAGGAGGTCCAGTGGCTTCAGTGTGGCTGGCATTTGATGACGTGGATGCAGAAAATGGAGTCCTTCAAATAATTCCAG GGAGCCATAAACAAGGTGTTCTAGAGCACAGAATTGCAGAGACCCCAGGGAACATGCTGACAGCCAATCAAGAAATCCCGAAACACCTGGTGAATGCAGAAGATGCGGTGGAATGTCCTCTTAAAGCTGGACAAATGTCG GTGCATGATGGGTTGACAGTTCATGCCAGTGAACCTAATTTGTCAAACCGGAGAAGATGTGGATTTGTGATTCGCTATGTTCCCACCACTGCTTATCCTGTTAAG GACCCTGAACGCCCCAGAACATTCCCAGCAACTGTGCTTGTGGCCGGGACTGATGAGTTTCAGAACTTTCAAAACAACGCTCCCAACTTTTTTACCAagactttttaa